Genomic segment of Kibdelosporangium phytohabitans:
CGAGTTCAACGCGTTCTGCAGGGCGGGGAGACTGGTCACGCGGATGGTCGCCGCGGCGGCTTCGCCGGGCAGCAGGACCATGCCGGCGAGCAGGGTGAGGACCACGGGTCCGTGTCGCATCATCGCCAACTTCCTCGAAACGTCTTTCTCCGTTGGCGGCGGACACCTGAACGTTAGGCATTCATCGGGTCAGTGGTCAATATGTGCGGCCGAAGTCCCGTTCACCGGAACAGGGGCGGGTCCTCAGGGTTGGCGCCAGCGCAGCTGGTCGCCGCGGCCGGAGCGCACGCACACCAGGGGCGAGCCCGATTTCGTGATGGCGACGGCGCCTTCCCGCGGGCACCGCGTGCCTTCCCGCGCGAACGGCACACCGGGGATCTCGGGGATGGTGAACGTGGGCGGCGGGGCCGTGGTGGTGACCGGAGGTCTCGTCGTCGTCGGTTTCGGGACCGGCGGTTTGCCGGCCGTCGGTTTGATCGCCGGTGCGACCGTGGGGATGCTCGCTTCCCACGTGGGCGTCCACGGGGTCGTCGTGGTCTCCGTCGCCACCGGTGGCGGGGTGCCGCCGAAGGTCGGGATCTGGACTTGTCTGCCCTCGCTGACCTGCGTGCACGCGGCGCTCAGGAGCACCGTGGCGGCGGCAACCGCCACGCCGATCTTCCTCATCAGCGTAAACATCGGATGTGTCGTCCGTTCTGGAGCCGGGGAAGGCAACAACGCTCGCGCACACAGGCCGGTTTCGTCGCACACTACATGCAAACGTGCCCGTCTGGCGCTCGGCCGAACCGAGCATCGATGTCGGTGGGGTGTGGTACTCAGAGTCATGCCGGACATCGAGACAGCGGATGCGGTGGTCATCGGGTCGGGACCGAACGGCCTGGTCGCGGCGAACATCCTGGCGGACGCGGGCTGGTCGGTACTGGTGCTGGAGGCCGCGGCCGAGCCCGGTGGCGCGGTGCGCACCGGCGAGATCACCGCCCCCGGTTTCCGCAACGACCTGTTCAGCGCCTTCTACCCGCTCGGCGCGGCGTCACCGGTGTTCGACCGGCTCGGCCTGGAGCGGCACGGCCTGACGTGGCGGCACGCGCCGGAAGTGCTCGCGCACGTGTTCCCCGACGACCGGGTGGCCTTGCTGTCGCGCGACCTGACCACGACGGCGAAGTCTCTGGAGGCGTTCGCTCCTGGGGACGGCGATGTATGGCGTGCCGAGTTCGCCAAGTGGCAGCGGATCCGCGACCCGCTGCTGGCCGCGGTGACCGGGCCGTTCCCGCCAGTCCGGGCCTTGCGTGGGTTGCTGCGCGAGCTGGGCAGCGCCGAGCTGCTGCGGTTCGTGCGGATGGCGACGTTACCCGCGCGCAGGCTCGGCGAGGAGTGGTTCGCCGGGGACGGCGGCAAGATCCTGCTGGCGGGCAACGCGATGCACACCGATCTCGGGCCGGACCAGTCCGCGGGCGGGATGTTCGGCTGGCTGCTGACCATGCTCGGCCAGGACGTGGGGTTCCCCGTGCCGGAGGGTGGCGCGGGATGCCTGACGGACGCGTTGGTCGCACGGCTGTCCGCGCGTGGCGGTCGGGTCGCGTGCGGCAGGCGCGTCACCAAGGTGCTTCTCGGGAGCGGTGCGGCGGTGGGCGTGCGCGACGAGCACGGCGAGCTCGTGCGTGCGGGCCGTGCGGTCCTTGCTGATGTTCCGGCGCCACTGCTGTACCTGGACCTGGTCGGCGAGGAGCATTTGCCGGGAAGGCTCGTGTCCGACCTGGGGCGGTTCGACTGGGACGACGCCACGATCAAGGTGGACTGGGCGTTGGCCGGCCCGGTGCCGTGGACCGCGCCGGAGGCCGCGCGGGCGGGCACGCTGCACCTGGGCGGGGATCTCGACGGGCTGGCGGGCAACAGCAACGACCTCGCGTGCGGCCGGATCCCGCGCAACCCGTTCCTGCTGGCCGGCCAGATGACCACGACCGACCCGGCCCGCTCGCCGGAGGGGACCGAGTCGATGTGGGCGTACACCCACGTGCCGAGGGGGCAGCGGTGGTCAGCCGATCGGCTGCGCCGCCGCGCGGACCGGATCGAGCAGGTGATCGAGAAACACGCCCCCGGCTTCCGGGACCTGATCACGGCACGCGCCGTCAGCGGCCCGTCGGACTTGCAGGACCGCAACGCCAACCTGGTCGACGGCGCGGTCAACCAGGGGACTGCGGCGATCCACCAGCAGTTGGTCTTCCGTCCGGTTCCGGGCAGCGGCCGGGCGGACACCCCGATCGACCGCTTGTACGTGGCTGGTGCGTCCGCGCATCCCGGTGGCGCGGTGCACGGCGCGGCCGGTGCGAACGCCGCCCGGGCGGCGCTGGCGCGGGCGAAGTGGACCGGCGGGGGGTACGTGGCGATGAACCGTTTGGTCAACCGCGTCGTTTACGGGTGACGCCCGGTCGGGGCGTTTTGTGTTGTCGCACACCGGGTATCTGATAGCAATGTGGACACTGCTGCAGCCGCGGGTGCGTTCGCGCAACCAGGAGAAGGTCACGTTGGCGTTGCGCGGCATCGGCAGGCTGTTGCGCGATCCTGTGTGGCGGACGGCCGATCCCGGTGCGGGCCGCGGTACCGGTGTCCTCCTGGTGCCGGGTTTCGGGTTTCCCGACCAGAGTCTCGCGCTGGCCGCGAGATGGCTCACGGCTCGGGGTTACCGTCCGGTGGGAGCGCGGATCGGGTTCAACGTCGGGTGCACGACGGAGTTGGTCGACCGGCTGGAGCGGAGACTGGTGCGGCACGCGGAGGTGTGCGGTGGCAAGGTGATCGTGCTCGGTCAGAGCCGCGGTGGCTGGCTCGGCCGGCTGCTGGCGGCGCGCCGCCCGGACTTGGTGCGCGGGTTGTTCATGTTCGGTACGCCGGTGCTTGATCCGCTTGGTGCGAAACCCGAAGCGGTGCGTACCGCGTGGTGGCTGACGCGGCTCTCGGCGGTGGGCGTGCCGGGCCTGCTGGCCGAGGACTGCCTCGCCGGTGCCTGCTTCCAGACCAACAGTGCCGCGCTGGCGGCGGCTTTGCCTGACGGAATCCCCGCTGTGTCGGTGTTCTCCAGGTCCGACGGGATCGTGCCGTGGCAGTTGTGCCTGGATCCGTGCGCGGAATGGGTCGAGATCGAGTCGAGTCACATCGGCATGGGCTTGTCCCCGGCTTTCTACCGGGCTTTGGCGCCGCGCCTGGCCGGTTGGGCCGGGGACCGGCGAGGGGCGGCGACGCCGCCCCTCCCCGGACGGGTCACGGGCTGACCGGGACCGCGTGGCACTTGACCGGCTTGGCGTTGGCCGGGTCGAGTGTGTTGAGGATGACCTGGGTGGCGTTCGGGTCGAACGCGACCATGCCGTGACCGGCGCGGTCCTGTTCGCATAGGTCCTGCAGCACGACGTTGGTCGCGTTGGGGCTGTCGAGGTGGCCGCTGGTGTACGGGATCACGGCCTCGTCGTACTTCGTCATGATCATCGTGTACTTGACGCCGGGTGCGGCCACGCCGCCCTCGTTCATCTTGACGATGAAGTCGGAGCCGGCCAGGAACTGCCGTGCGGCCGGGAAGACCAGGTCGACGATGCCGTCGATGATCGGGCCGAGGCCGAACTGGCGGGCCAGTGCGTAGAGCCTGGCCAGGTTGAGCACGTTGCTGCCGTCCCACAGCGGGGTGAGGCCGACGTAGTCGCTGATCTTCGGCGCGCCACCGAGGTACTTGGCGTAGTAGTTGGGCATCAGGCTGCCCTCGGAGTGGCCGATGATGTCGACCTTCTCCGCGCCGGTCCTGGCGAGCACGCGGTCGATGAACGCGCCGAGGTCGGCGGCGCTGTGCTCCATCGGGTTGCGGCCGCCGATCTGGTTGATCGGGAACGGTGTCCCGGGTGGGACGCCGTAGGTCAGCGCGAAGACGCAGTAGCCGTTGTTGGCGAGCAGGGGAGAGATCGTCTGCCAGTTCACGGTCATGTTCGCGCTGGCGCCGTGCACGAGCACGACCGGGTCGGGATGGGCGG
This window contains:
- a CDS encoding phytoene desaturase family protein, which codes for MPDIETADAVVIGSGPNGLVAANILADAGWSVLVLEAAAEPGGAVRTGEITAPGFRNDLFSAFYPLGAASPVFDRLGLERHGLTWRHAPEVLAHVFPDDRVALLSRDLTTTAKSLEAFAPGDGDVWRAEFAKWQRIRDPLLAAVTGPFPPVRALRGLLRELGSAELLRFVRMATLPARRLGEEWFAGDGGKILLAGNAMHTDLGPDQSAGGMFGWLLTMLGQDVGFPVPEGGAGCLTDALVARLSARGGRVACGRRVTKVLLGSGAAVGVRDEHGELVRAGRAVLADVPAPLLYLDLVGEEHLPGRLVSDLGRFDWDDATIKVDWALAGPVPWTAPEAARAGTLHLGGDLDGLAGNSNDLACGRIPRNPFLLAGQMTTTDPARSPEGTESMWAYTHVPRGQRWSADRLRRRADRIEQVIEKHAPGFRDLITARAVSGPSDLQDRNANLVDGAVNQGTAAIHQQLVFRPVPGSGRADTPIDRLYVAGASAHPGGAVHGAAGANAARAALARAKWTGGGYVAMNRLVNRVVYG
- a CDS encoding esterase/lipase family protein, translating into MWTLLQPRVRSRNQEKVTLALRGIGRLLRDPVWRTADPGAGRGTGVLLVPGFGFPDQSLALAARWLTARGYRPVGARIGFNVGCTTELVDRLERRLVRHAEVCGGKVIVLGQSRGGWLGRLLAARRPDLVRGLFMFGTPVLDPLGAKPEAVRTAWWLTRLSAVGVPGLLAEDCLAGACFQTNSAALAAALPDGIPAVSVFSRSDGIVPWQLCLDPCAEWVEIESSHIGMGLSPAFYRALAPRLAGWAGDRRGAATPPLPGRVTG
- a CDS encoding lipase family alpha/beta hydrolase, which produces MRPAFLGSVAVALALALGTTSAVASPIDTVDAEYPVPYGLAGFAKAAQAQLTQPGSAPPGANNWSCKPSAAHPDPVVLVHGASANMTVNWQTISPLLANNGYCVFALTYGVPPGTPFPINQIGGRNPMEHSAADLGAFIDRVLARTGAEKVDIIGHSEGSLMPNYYAKYLGGAPKISDYVGLTPLWDGSNVLNLARLYALARQFGLGPIIDGIVDLVFPAARQFLAGSDFIVKMNEGGVAAPGVKYTMIMTKYDEAVIPYTSGHLDSPNATNVVLQDLCEQDRAGHGMVAFDPNATQVILNTLDPANAKPVKCHAVPVSP